The proteins below are encoded in one region of Drosophila santomea strain STO CAGO 1482 chromosome 2R, Prin_Dsan_1.1, whole genome shotgun sequence:
- the LOC120446063 gene encoding uncharacterized protein LOC120446063, which yields MTKPEMLISLILWCLCAPSLTLRIPEDLENAAINALSSERARSLTPCGSSAEAEGSVAGDYDVCPPSKYRQPTAECNNVSHRKWGARGDIFQRLLAADYADGVSQPRTSKGTHALPDAELVIEQLQRHVEGELRHAHITAMLPAWGQLLANDLVEVGQLPISGKCCERDSAVKDPSELQHCFVRAGPDCKEYKRSAPGFDSDACQKHTRQQMNIASAYIDGSGLYGSTRHEFDQLRTYISGGVKVESCKYCQVAGATGALHRALLQQHNNIGEQLSHINPDWSEEDVFLEARRIITATIQHITYNEFLPLVLGQETTAKEGLRLTAEKHSSNYSSSVRGGIYNEFATAAMPAFWSMYPPEMLAKKMSAHELLSIAALQKSLVPSQTNAEGWSELALAVHRGRDHGVASYVHALDLCERRFADQSAANVSFDTLAQVSNIPEEYITNLRDIYQNANDIDLLVGALLEEPVVGALFGPTISCLLTLQFEQLKQTDRFWYENEIPPSSFTLDQLKSIRQTTLSGLLCGSHQVSTAQSKAFILEDNYLNSILDCDQLPKFDLKPWQVNPEDEVHVDHVEVEPATKEAIAELSPELIEAAVERAKQELEERKRFEYEVWRTKGGISARSPDGTAASFSKANLAALNLANSSLIFELTSNEIVKTLNHITRRKRQIFNPNQNAFNRNELTDTLQTVDISGLLGGAQNSLDTCPEPSQQCDANSPFRTLSGKCNNLRNPNWGKSLTTFSRLLPAQYEDGISAPRLTGVTGTALPNPRTISTTIHPDISNLHTRYSLMVMQFAQFVDHDLTLTPIHKGFHESIPSCRPCNSRQTVHPECNPFPVPAGDFYYPEVNVTSGERFCFPSMRSLPGQQSLGPRDQINQNTHFLDGSMVYGETTCLSNKLRGFSGRMNSTQVRGKELLPLGPHPECKSRNGLCFLGGDDRASEQPGLTAIHTAFLREHNRIVEGLRGVNPHWNGEQLFHHARKIVSAQVQHIVFNEFLPRILSWNAVNLYGLKLLPQGYYKDYNPSCSPIVFNEFAAAAFRIGHSLLRPHIPRLSVQHQPVEPPLLLRDGFFRMDALLQPGIIDEILRGLVATPMETLDQFITGEVTNHLFEDRKIPFSGIDLIALNIQRARDHGIPSYNNYRALCNLKRATNWNDLSREIPTEVINRFQKVYASVDDIDLFPGAMTERPLQGGLVGPTLACIIGIQFRQLRKCDRFWYENQNPEVKFTEAQLAEIRKVTLAKIVCENLEISGDMQRAAFDLPSNFLNPRVPCSSMPQIDLNAWRENVQGCQIGNRNVRVGESAFPSPCTSCVCSAEGAQCASLRITDCGQLIRQWPKEAILRDEVCNSQCGIYLTGQQASGFNAQQRQGQAQPRVTRSRNQNLFKFPDLTPFIASL from the exons GCTGCTGATTATGCCGATGGTGTGAGCCAGCCGAGGACCTCTAAGGGCACCCATGCCCTACCCGATGCCGAGCTGGTGATCGAGCAACTGCAGCGCCACGTGGAAGGCGAGctgcgccacgcccacatcaCCGCCATGCTGCCCGCCTGGGGTCAACTGTTGGCCAACGACCTGGTCGAGGTAGGACAGCTGCCCATCTCCGGAAAGTGCTGCGAGCGCGACTCCGCCGTCAAGGATCCCAGCGAGCTGCAGCACTGCTTCGTTCGGGCAGGACCCGACTGCAAGGAGTACAAGCGATCGGCGCCAGGATTCGATTCGGACGCGTGCCAGAAGC ACACTCGCCAGCAGATGAACATTGCCTCGGCCTACATTGATGGCTCTGGACTGTATGGCTCCACTCGCCACGAATTCGACCAGTTGCGCACCTACATCAGTGGCGGAGTAAAGGTGGAGTCCTGCAAGTACTGCCAGGTGGCTGGAGCCACCGGAGCACTCCATCGTgctctgctgcagcagcacaacaacatcGGCGAGCAGCTGTCGCACATCAATCCCGATTGGTCCGAAGAGGATGTGTTCCTGGAGGCCAGACGCATCATCACGGCCACCATTCAGCACATCACCTACAACGAGTTCTTGCCTTTGGTCCTGGGCCAGGAAACCACTGCCAAGGAGGGTCTGAGACTGACTGCCGAGAAGCACTCGAGCAACTACTCCAGCTCGGTGAGGGGGGGAATCTACAATGAGTTTGCAACCGCCGCCATGCCCGCTTTCTGGAGCATGTATCCCCCAGAGATGCTGGCCAAGAAGATGTCCGCCCACGAGCTGCTGTCCATTGCCGCCCTGCAAAAGTCACTGGTTCCCAGTCAAACAAATGCCGAGGGTTGGTCCGAGTTGGCTCTGGCCGTTCATCGCGGTCGTGACCACGGAGTGGCATCCTATGTACATGCCCTTGATCTCTGCGAGCGTCGATTCGCCGACCAGAGTGCTGCCAATGTGAGCTTCGATACTTTAGCCCAGGTTTCCAACATTCCCGAGGAGTACATCACCAATCTGCGTGACATTTACCA AAACGCAAACGACATTGATTTGTTGGTGGGTGCCCTTCTGGAGGAGCCCGTGGTTGGAGCTCTCTTTGGACCCACAATTAGCTGCTTGCTGACCTTGCAGTTTGAGCAGCTGAAGCAGACCGATCGTTTCTGGTACGAAAACGAGATCCCGCCCTCGTCCTTCACTCTGGATCAGCTGAAGAGCATTCGCCAGACGACTCTGTCCGGTTTGCTGTGTGGTTCCCATCAAGTAAGCACCGCGCAGTCCAAGGCTTTCATTCTGGAGGACAACTACCT GAATTCCATTTTGGACTGCGACCAGCTGCCCAAGTTTGATCTGAAGCCCTGGCAAGTAAACCCTGAAGATGAGGTGCACGTGGACCACGTTGAGGTGGAACCAGCGACCAAGGAAGCGATTGCCGAGCTGAGTCCCGAACTGATCGAGGCTGCTGTGGAGCGTGCCAAGCAAGAATTGGAGGAACGCAAGCGCTTCGAGTACGAAGTGTGGCGCACCA AGGGTGGCATCAGTGCCCGATCCCCTGATGGTACGGCTGCCTCGTTCAGCAAGGCCAATTTGGCTGCCCTGAACCTGGCCAACTCCTCCCTGATCTTCGAGCTGACCTCCAACGAGATTGTGAAGACCCTCAACCACATAACCAGACGCAAGCGTCAGATCTTCAATCCTAACCAGAATGCATTTAACCGTAACGAACTGACCGATACCCTGCAAACGGTGGACATTAGCGGACTACTTGGTGGTGCCCAGAATTCACTGGATACATGCCCGGAACCCAGTCAGCAGTGCGATGCGAACTCGCCGTTCCGTACTCTGTCCGGAAAATGCAACAATCTGCGTAATCCCAACTGGGGCAAGTCACTGACCACTTTCTCCCGCCTGCTGCCCGCTCAGTATGAGGACGGCATCTCGGCACCCAGATTGACTGGTGTGACCGGCACCGCATTGCCCAATCCCAGAACCATTTCCACCACAATCCATCCTGATATTTCCAACCTGCACACTCGCTACTCCCTGATGGTGATGCAGTTCGCCCAGTTTGTCGACCACGATTTGACTTTGACCCCGATCCACAAGGGTTTCCACGAGTCCATCCCGAGTTGCCGACCCTGCAACTCCCGCCAGACGGTGCATCCCGAATGTAATCCCTTCCCGGTGCCCGCTGGCGATTTCTACTATCCCGAAGTGAATGTGACCAGTGGCGAGCGTTTCTGCTTCCCCTCGATGAGATCGCTGCCTGGACAGCAATCGCTGGGACCACGCGATCAGATCAACCAGAACACTCACTTCCTGGACGGCTCCATGGTGTATGGCGAGACCACTTGTCTGTCCAACAAGCTTCGTGGATTCTCCGGACGCATGAACAGCACCCAAGTGAGGGGCAAGGAACTCCTTCCGCTGGGACCCCATCCCGAGTGCAAGTCCCGCAACGGTCTGTGCTTCCTTGGTGGCGATGATCGTGCATCCGAGCAGCCAGGTCTGACTGCCATTCACACCGCCTTTCTGCGTGAACACAACCGCATTGTTGAGGGTCTGCGCGGAGTGAATCCTCACTGGAATGGAGAGCAGCTCTTCCATCATGCCCGTAAAATTGTCAGTGCCCAAGTGCAACATATCGTGTTCAACGAGTTCCTGCCCCGCATTCTCAGCTGGAATGCCGTCAATCTGTATGGTCTTAAGCTTCTGCCCCAGGGATACTACAAGGACTACAACCCATCGTGCTCTCCGATTGTTTTCAACGAGTTTGCCGCAGCTGCCTTCCGTATTGGTCACTCTCTGCTGCGTCCCCATATTCCCCGTCTGAGTGTCCAGCACCAGCCTGTGGAGCCCCCACTATTGCTCCGCGATGGTTTCTTCCGCATGGATGCCCTGCTTCAGCCTGGAATCATTGACGAAATCCTGCGTGGTCTGGTGGCCACTCCAATGGAGACCCTGGATCAGTTCATTACCGGAGAAGTGACCAACCATTTGTTCGAGGACCGCAAGATTCctttctctggcattgatttGATCGCCCTGAATATTCAGAGAG CTCGTGATCATGGAATCCCCTCGTACAACAACTACCGGGCCCTTTGCAACTTGAAACGCGCCACCAACTGGAACGACTTGAGCCGCGAGATTCCCACCGAGGTCATCAACCGTTTCCAGAAGGTCTACGCCAGCGTAGATGACATTGATCTCTTCCCTGGCGCCATGACTGAACGTCCCCTGCAGGGCGGTCTGGTTGGACCCACCTTGGCCTGCATCATTGGCATCCAGTTCAGGCAGCTGCGCAAGTGCGATCGCTTCTGGTACGAGAACCAGAACCCAGAGGTCAAGTTCACGGAGGCTCAGCTGGCTGAGATCCGTAAGGTGACGCTGGCCAAGATCGTTTGCGAGAACCTGGAGATCAGCGGAGATATGCAGCGTGCTGCCTTCGATTTGCCTAGCAATTTCCT GAACCCACGCGTGCCCTGCTCCTCGATGCCCCAGATTGacctgaacgcctggcgcGAAAATGTCCAGGGTTGTCAGATTGGCAACCGCAATGTCCGTGTTGGTGAATCTGCCTTCCCATCGCCCTGCACCAGTTGCGTCTGCTCCGCCGAGGGA GCTCAGTGCGCCTCTCTGCGCATCACGGACTGCGGCCAGTTGATTCGGCAGTGGCCCAAGGAGGCCATTCTGCGGGATGAGGTGTGCAACTCGCAGTGCGGCATTTACTTGACCGGTCAGCAGGCCAGTGGCTTCAATGCCCAACAGCGACAGGGTCAGGCTCAACCGCGTGTGACCCGATCCCGCAACCAGAATCTCTTCAAGTTCCCCGACCTAACGCCCTTCATTGCTTCCCTGTAA